aggctagagcagcagccaagtcttcagtactcattctactggacttatcagcagcatttgacactgtcaatcatgatatcctgttatccatactctggaacatgggcatcacaggccacgcacactcctggtttcaatcttaccttactggtcggtccttcagtgtgtcctggctagggcacacatcagcagttcaccgcctcaccacgggggtcccccctgtgttgggccccctcctttttgccatatacaccacctcactcggtcagatcatccactcacacggcttctcatatcattgctatgctgatgatacccagctctatctgtcattcccacctgatgactccacagtctcagtgcggatctcagattgtctctctgacatatctgcatggatgaaagcccatcaccttcagctgaacctgtccaaaactgaactgctggtcttcccagctaagccaaccatacagcaggacatctccatcactattgactccatacctctggctcctaccagtgtagtacgtaacttgggagtcatgattgataatcagttgaccttcacggatcacgttgcctctgtcacccaatcatgccgtttcactctgttcaacctaagaaagatcaggccatacctaaccaaacaggccacccagctcctggtgcagactatggttatctcccgtcttgactactgcaatgctcttctaacgggcctcccagcttgtgttgtcaaaccactacagatggtccagaatgcagcagcgcgtctggtcttcaatcagcctaaaagggcacatgtcacccccttactcattgagttacactggctacccatagctgcccgcatcaaattcaaatctttaatcctagcctacaaaattctccgtgggtctgctcctgtctacttaggtgcactaataaaagcttatgtcgccccacgaccactccgctcgtctggggaacgtagtctggtggtccccagaccttgtacaagacaatccaggctcttttcatgggtcgttccacgttggtggaacgctctaccaagtgctacaagaacagagtcatccctgcctatcttcaagaagctcctgaagacccagctcttccgagagcacctcctgtcctagcactttcaaacattccattttaaatattctaataaggtttttcccaggacaaccacagattctttcacgattatctctggacctgctgcggtggtccggcctcttccctgccctcatcatcaccactcacttatcctcaaccgcctccatgtgtctccccctactccccccttctccccctctcccccagtccctatctctatcgctctctctttttccccttctctactctctctctttaaccccaactggtcaaggcagacggccatcctccaggagtctgggtctgctcgaggtttctgctgttaaagggaagtttttcctcgccactgtcaccagtcacaagtgtttgctccaggaggattctgttgggtttctgtagaattgacttagagtctggttttgaccaactctatatataaaatgtcaagagataacttttttgtgatctggcgctatataaataaaatttgattgattgagtgatttaattggttttcccctgtaagtcgctttggaaaaaagcgtctgccaaatgcgtaaacataaacataaacataaaatgtaatcatttgttccttgagccagtgtcaacatttcctgaaaatgtcatgaaaatccatccataactttttgagttatcttgttaacagacaaaccccgatgaaaacataacctccgttacactaggcggaggtaataatacaccTCTTCCTCCTGCAGCCTTCACATCTCAGTCCAATCTACAAACTAAATATAGAGATGAACCTGATGCTGACGTGAAAGAAAAAAACTCCACACAGAGTtgagcagtagagtcacatctgactgaatatgatcattcatttattcatttattcattcattcattttctgaactgcttagtcctccaGAGGGGCACATAGGTCCAGACTACCAGCAGGTGAAGGGGTGGTTCATCCAGGCTCATCACTGGGCTGAcacatacagatgaacaaccattcacacctGCAGGCAGAGCTGATTTAGACCTCcatgggggccctaggcaagattCTGTTAAGGGGCCCTCCTACCCAAACTTcaaaacagaacctttttcttTATACTCCACCATTGGTCTAACTAAGAATAAACAGACCTATAGATAGCAAAATGAGggagaaacaaacaacatttattGAACAATTTCAAAAGTGTAAATGACTATATACAACTGAAACAATATATCAACGATTGTCATGAATTAAACATTTATAGTAGGTATAAGTGACATGATGTGTTGCCTTGATGTTGATATCAGGTATGCATTGTGGGGCATGTAAACATTTAATCTTTGCAGTAAGTTTCACCATCAAAAATGTCCTTTTCTGCAGTTTCTTGAAACAAAATCATCAATAATGTCATCAGATGATATTTGCTTCCCCACATCATGATTGATGATTGCTTATAATGGCCAGTCCACTCAGACGTTCCTGGGACATGGAAGATCTCAGatagtttttaatcatttttaactTGCTGAAGCTTCAGCTGAGGCAACTGTCACAGGAAGGGTGGCAGCAATTCTTACAGCTCTCCAAAGGTTAGGATTTAGTTCCTCCAGATTTTTCACATAAAGGAAAGAAAGTAGCTCAAAGGTACCATTATTGCCTGATGGTAGATCTGGTAAATTCTCAGTTTCATTTGCCAGATCCACTCCACTGATGTCACAGTCTTCATTGAAGGCCAGAGTTTTCTCATTTTCTATGCAGTGATCCTTTAAAGATTAACTAGAAATCTGGCATGCAGTGCTGAAGTTCAGCAGTACTCTATATTTAGTCTTCACCTGGTTCAGTTTTTCAAATCTTTCATTAATTGGTGCTATGGTAGAGTCAACCACAATATCAAAGAAGTTGACCTCAAGATTTTGGAGTGCATCAGTCACAGGTTCACCAGGTGTTTCATAACTGAATGCCTCTTGCTGTGTCTCAGCCTCTCATCCTTCAAAACAGCCTCTACATTCCTTCTACATTCTTCACAAATACTCCTGGCCATTGTCTGAGCATCTGAGAATCCATTGTCTCTGTATAGTGTGAGGGAAGCTTTTGCATTTCAGATTAGGTTCACAGCTATGTCAAGCTGCATTGAAGCAGACTGGAGGAGCTTGTTCACTGTATTTGTTCTTGACAGAATCTCACGCCACACTACACAGCAAATCAAGAAGCCTCCGCTGCAAGTGACTGTGCCTCCACTTTGGCCAAAGGATCATTTATCTACTGTCGGGCTTCCAGTACAGCTTCCCAAATCTCAGGGGCTTGATACCTGACTGTATGGACACTTTGGAGCCTGCTCTCCCGTCTTGTCTCACTCCATGATTTCACtgttatgttcatatattttttcaAGATACTCCTCCTGTCTGTGCCAGCAAAAAAGGTGAATAGCTTTTGTAAATATCCAAAAAAAGCCAGCAGCATCTTTTGAGAATTTGGCAGCATCTGCAATTACAAGGTTTAGTGTATGTGCACCACATGGCACAAAGACAgcttaagttttttttgtttgttttttttttgttgttttttttaatagtctGGCTTGCACTCCTTGATGACTGCCCCTCAAATTAGCACCATTCTCATATGCTTGTCCTCTGCAATTGTCAAATGGAATTTTAACATCAGCCAGCGTATCCAAGATGACAGTAGACAGATTCAAGCCAGTTGTATCCTCAACATTCACAAAGCCAAGGAAGTGGTTCTTAATTCCTGGCTGTCCCTTTAAAGCCTCACTTCTGAGAATAATGGACATTTGTTCCTGTTGTCTAATGTCAGCTGTATCAgctcagcaaggttataatagttttggatttttaattatagtttagttttatttagttttgacttttttttctctaatttagtgagttttaagttagtttagtttttagagcatgtttgctagtttttattagttattgtgtttttctgaatgcttagttttggtctagtttagcttagttttagtattagttttagttattacctccgctaggaggtattgcgatcactttgctttgtgtgtttgtgtgcgtgcgtgtttgcgtgtttgtttgtttgtttgtttgtttgtttgttagtaagataactcaaaaagttagggacagattttcatgaaattttcaggacatgttgatactggcacaaggaagaaaagattaaacattggtggtgaccggggggggggggcacagatctggcagaggtctgcgctctccgagtgcttttcttgtttcatatattttatcttcctcaccatcctagtCAAAGAAATTTGTGAGGTGCGactcagcgggttactctggacacttcaTTTGGGGATCGGGGTCGgattagggcggctcattgactgagcagagacacaaacacatgtacattacgatgtataaattccctatagcaggttggggggaggggtgtgatccatacacaacgtcacttacgtgaaaacaacgctaagatgtgcaaagcgtgagaggagatgcacaaaccagccagtagttaaagcagatagaaacattcactttattgccaaaagtatttgctcacctgccttgactcacatatgaatttcagtgccatcccattcctagtctgtgGAGTTcagtatgacgtgggtccaccctttgcagctataacagcttcagctcttctgggaaggctgtccacaaggtttaggagtgtgttcatgggaattttggaccattcttccagaagcacatttcaTGTCCATGTCTTtgtggaccttgctttgtgcactggtgcacagtcatgttggaagaggaaggggcagctccaaactgttcccacaaagttgggagcatggaattgtccaaaatgtcttggtatgctgaagcattcacagttcctttcactggaactaaggggccaagacCAGCTCctgaaaacaaccccacaccataatccccccctcCACctaactttacacttggcacaatgcggtccgacaagtatcgttctcctggcaactgtcaaacccagacccgtccatcagattgccagatggagaagcacgattggtcactccagagaaggcgcctccactgctctagagtccagtggcggcgtgctttacaccactgcatccggcgctttgcattacacttggtgatgtatggcttggatgcagctgctcggccatggaaacccattccatgaagctctctgcacactgttctggagctaatctgaaggccacatgaagtttggaggtctgtagcaattgactctgcagaaagttggcgacctcttcgcactatgcgcctcagcatccgctgaccccactccgtcagtttatgtggcctaccacttcatggctgagttgctgtcgttcccaaacacttccactttcttataatacagctgacagttgactgtggaatatttaggagccaggaaatttcacgactggatttgttgcataggtggcatcctatcacagttccacactggaattcactgagctcctgagagcgacccattctgtcacaaatgtttgtaaaagcagtctgcatgccgaggtgcttgattttatacacctgcggccatggaagtgattggaacacctgattcagattatttggatgggtgagcaaatacttttggcaatatagtgtatataaaccagctaaccagcagtaaacagcatagaaacatatataacccagttcaccagtaaaccacaccttagcagatatctcatatcttaatcatctacagttccattattagccagctttgcttcatttcagttcagctagctgtagctagtaacatcaaacatttttttaacattataaaaggttacatacctctgtaattggattacttttcatcctcctctgatctctgcttctaaactgtgcagttaagggcttggaaggccttttcatggtgataaactctccagtctttacctggatgcttacatCTGTCTgacactgtcattcagctccactctgtccctcacgcacacacagtgagcgccaaaaaaaaaaaaaacccgaccccacgcatcactaaagtaaatcccagacaggactgtgctgctttgtcccagctttagtctgtatgttccaggtagagtggggaccagaaaaagactgaaaaccacaagtgaccagacatgacagactgtgtagtgtcatatggtgccactagctaaaattgctggagtgaaataaatcaatttgacatcaatccaacattgacaaagatgaaaatgaagggaattttatacataattcttATACATTTTagtagttttgtaagcacaaaatacagtatcagttagttatcattttttcttttagagtttttatttatttcagttaacgaaaaaaaaattttcaattttagttttcgtcatttcattcgttttcgttaacgattataacttTGCAGCTCAGCTGAGATGATTGTCCAAAATAGGGTAAAATTTTGCCATTAATTCAACTTCTTTATGGAATTTTCCATTTTCTGGTTGAAGAGTTTATCTGAAGAACCTCTAAAAGCGAGATTTCTTTCAGCCAGAGACTGGGTGAATCTTATGAGATGCCCAAGGACATCTCACCATCTCTTTCTTTCAGCCTCAAATGCTGTCATTTGTATGTGGTTGAGGGTTTTTCCATGACCTAGGTGTCGATCAAGCTCTCGCCACTTAATCATACTGCTTGTGTGTTCTGGACTACCTTCATGCTGCTTCAGAAGGACATTGAGCAGAAACAAACACAGCGTTGTTTTTCATTCAGTATGAAACCCAGGTCCTGGTGATCTTTTCACCATTTGACAGGCATCTCTGTAATAAGTCTGGGTGGAGCCCTCTTCTAGACTTGTCTTTGGGATAACAAAAATCCACTCCTGGCCCGAATGGACCTCTGCGCACTAGCTCAATCCGCATAACGTCTGTTAAGACTGAAGGCCAATCTGCTGGATCATTTGGTGGAGCGGTGACTGTCTCATTAAGGTCTGAGCTTACTTCTGACATTTTCTGCACACATGTTGTGCCAGTGTTGGCTGTAGTTGCCTGTTCTTCCCCTGTGTTTGAACTTGACAGCGGTGGCCTTACTGGGTCTGTGCTGATTGTACTGGCTAAGCCTGAACCTGGCTCATCTGTGCCGGCACTAGCTGAGGACCCAGcatctcttttaacaaacttaagcAATTACATTTGTAAATTACAGAAAATAGTAGGCTACTATTAATTCAGCTCCATCAGATTGGCTCCACTTGTTTTGATATTTTGATAGTTCCGAcccttaattatgattggctgttatGCATTTAAAGCCTTTTTTTGTATACCTTTAATCTCACTTCATTATTAAGAAGTGTTAACATCGAAACAAAATGTCAGATTTTGTTGGCAACTTTGATGGACCAAAGAGGAGCGTTAGCTCGACCATTACTTTAACAACTGTAGCATAAACAGTGATTTTCAGATTCATGTTAAACACAGttgtgtagtggtccctggagaagtgggtaacttctcaatttttgccttttattttctaaaattgtcgagaaaaatgccctgttttagaaacagtgacatgtaagactactctcattagtttacccaaaaatctgtcagtatttgctcactattacaaaataatcatgacttgatcaggagcagtttgtaggtattactggtcataCAAGCAGCTgcgtaaatgtaaaatgtattcaaTATGACGCATGTAGACAAACATgatatttcagttatttttttagcatttatttaaataaagtacTTCAAATCTGAAGTTGAAAATGCAAATGCAAACACTTCCTGTCAAACCACCCACAATCTGTCAAACTGGGCCCCTCCCACTCCTCCACACTCACACTCAGCATAGGTTCACCCCAAGGCTGTGTCCTGAGCCCCTTACTGTATGCCCTATACACTCATGACTGTTCTCCACCCCACCCCACAAACAGCATTATTAAATACGTGGATGATACTACTGTGGTGGGACTCATCTGCCAGGGGGATGAGACAGCATACAGGGATGAGGTGGAAAGGCTGTCATCTTGGTGCGCGGACAATAACCTGAGCCTGAATGTCCAAAAGACAAAAGAACTTAGAATGGACTTCAGGAAGCATAGACAGGCCCATACCCCCCTCTTAAATGGAGTACAGGTGGAAACTGTCTCCACCTTCAAGTTTCTGGGCGTACATATTTAAGCTGACCACTCCTGGACCCCAAACACCAAGGCCCTGGTGAAGAAGGCTCAGCAGAGGCTTCATTTCCTGCGCGTCCTCAGGAAAAacaacctggaccagaacctgcTGCTGGCCTTCTATCACTCATCAGTGGAAAGCGTACTTACGTACTGCTTGGGCGTGTGGTACGCAGGCTCCACAGCAGAAGACAAGAACACGGTGCAGAGGGTTATTACAACTGCCCAAAAGATCATCGGCTGCCCTCTGCCCACCCTggaacacctgtccacatcctgCTGTTTAAGGAAGATTAAGGCCATCACAGGAGACCCCACACACCCCGCATACCCACTGTTTGACCTGTTGCCCTCTGGGAGACACTACAGGTCGATCGAGTCCCGCACCAGCAGGCTGACAAACAGCCGCTTCCCATGGACTACTCGCACCGCCAACACCAACAgactcatacacacacagtctGACACAACTAAAGCACCACACCTGTACAACCTGCACACTGCACTTAACTTTGCAcactgtattttttaaatttttagtctttatcatttttatcacactgctatatatatatatatatatatatatacatatatatatatatatatatatatatatatactgttatttgttttgtatttctaTTATTACGTGGTGCAGAGTAGCCCCACCACAATTTCATTGTAACTTCTGTGCAATGACAGtaaaggctgttctattctattctattctatccttgGTCATATTTCACCTTCAATAAGATGTGCAAATCATTCTCTTCCTCACATCAAAaccaatcagataaactcaaaagtgcactgtcgtaaaatttaaataaattatttaattttttaatagcTGAACACTATTTTAGCATACtttgctagatagctagatagctagatagcgagatagatagatagatcactaCAAATATCGAATATCACCAGTTTTTGAACGAATGCTTTGTTTTGAACATATTAATGTAAATCATTCAACAAAACAATTTGTTTCAAAACAACATTTAGTTAACAATGAACAAGAATATCTGAATTTTATAGTGCATCAACACTGATATtgtttgaaagacgtttattctgcctttctcattcacatttccaataatcgcgagtctttcaatgagacatgcagtgacctgtcaatcaactggggtggcactggcatctaaggtgtccagtcaggttccagaggtggccaccGCTAgtcagcaatattttccttggcatgacctaCCCTacgctgaaatgtgattggttaaatgatttaatatgaaaatacctgtctggaagcagcacaaccaggggaaaagctgtgaaaggaagcagacagacCACCTGGAATTATTTAaaaagtattcatggacaaaatataattaatatcagtctgtgattcacatatttttttaggccagcaAAGAAGGCTTTGCAGGCCCTGACGGCCAACCACTACTTAACCATAGGTAACCATTAGTGAatgctttcatttatttatttatttattcatttatttttatttaaagctatacctaccgatgtggcatttctcacagcacttagcagaagtttgaacatgaacaacccgcctctctccaaagccctgcccacttcccctctgcctgagctctgaggctcctcctcctctaatctgATGCGCGATGAAAACGGAGGAGGAAACAGAgacggaggtccggtccgttttggcgtgtccgtggacccctccctcagtaatcagatgcatcatccacctgctgcgggcccacggctcctgttccatcagtagacctggtctgtgcagtactgggtcagggtcttcactgcagtgcccacgggatgggcacgcgcactgtgaacgcgcggcctccacgaattttccgtggacatttgaagtttcatagtccatacaattatcatcctacatcatcatacattgtgtgacaccatgtacatgtacctgtatgagtcccaccgtcataaaagctgagctttatgcagacctgttcagtccagtacagctgacttccggacttttatctccatccttcattcatcagactcccgtttctgttcataaatccgttttttcccttccacatgtgcatgtcagttctatccaaacacatcctggacagtagactgtggtcagtgacaggagaagcagcgtgaatgaagtgtcagattcagagggacac
This portion of the Sphaeramia orbicularis chromosome 22, fSphaOr1.1, whole genome shotgun sequence genome encodes:
- the LOC115413886 gene encoding uncharacterized protein LOC115413886; amino-acid sequence: MDLPRQNRHERDRDASSPSGSRETDLSSTRFCSKELKEAVFIIKLQQKESRKTSATDDVNVDMKQTPKQAEREKRMNSACMSRELLRFVLLSEPLILTLFVLTRLPGFPAYLPVRPSLLPRSGKDVITVRADVQDVQYISCPISPQQLHFITPQSPLPSLPGPMFPTWESFVFSVSTAMMPDNVGASGADRRDHYFIQFSVSLPEKHSAPSPMVSFRRNLRNLSPTHFSTVVASALPPPSTFSSLEVNDATESLYSTLSSCLDNLCPLSTRPARSSQSHPWLNDNLRSLRTNLRATDRKWHKTKSSSDLITFQSLLVSFSSSVTAAKKAYYNNKIHSATDTKKLFSTFKTLLNPPPPPPTTNLTADNFASFFTNKVSTISSQFTDPPIDCTPPSSTDKSPTASFPSFTPLTENEVSKLLSSSRPTTCLLDPIPSNLLQSVAPTITAPITHVINASLTSGTFPTVFKQAQVTPLLKKPSLTPTQVENYRPVSLLPYLSKIIERAVFKQVTEFLSQNNLLDINQSGFKIGHSTETALLSVTEALKEARAAAKSSVLILLDLSAAFDTVNHDILLSILWNMGITGHAHSWFQSYLTGRSFSVSWLGHTSAVHRLTTGVPPVLGPLLFAIYTTSLGQIIHSHGFSYHCYADDTQLYLSFPPDDSTVSVRISDCLSDISAWMKAHHLQLNLSKTELLVFPAKPTIQQDISITIDSIPLAPTSVVRNLGVMIDNQLTFTDHVASVTQSCRFTLFNLRKIRPYLTKQATQLLVQTMVISRLDYCNALLTGLPACVVKPLQMVQNAAARLVFNQPKRAHVTPLLIELHWLPIAARIKFKSLILAYKILRGSAPVYLGALIKAYVAPRPLRSSGERSLVVPRPCTRQSRLFSWVVPRWWNALPSATRTESSLPIFKKLLKTQLFREPLILQNSLYIPSTFFTNTPGHSDHSWTPNTKALVKKAQQRLHFLRVLRKNNLDQNLLLAFYHSSVESVLTYCLGVWYAGSTAEDKNTVQRVITTAQKIIGCPLPTLEHLSTSCCLRKIKAITGDPTHPAYPLFDLLPSGRHYRSIESRTSRLTNSRFPWTTRTANTNRLIHTQSDTTKAPHLPAKKALQALTANHYLTIGNH